The nucleotide sequence CCACTAGCCACAATTTTGACTAACACTTGTCCATAACCGGGTTCGGGAATGGGTACATCCTCAATAACTAAAGGTTCACCAAATTGATGTACTACAGCAGCTTTCATGGTGTGTGAATAATAGGCAATAGGCAAAAGGGTTAAGTAATTAACTGTTAACTGTTGACTGATAACTGTTCTAAGACTTTACCGTTAGGACTCTCTAGGGGGTTCTCTTGTAGTAAAGCTTCATATTCTGCCCGGAAATACCGTAGGGTACTTAAGATCGGGTTGGGGGCGCTTTGTCCTAACCCACATAAGCTAGTTTCTTTGACGACTAGACAGAGGGCTTCTAATTTTTCGAGGTCGGTTTTTGTGGCTTGGCGGTTTACCAGTTTGTTCAAAATTTCATACATTTGAACGGTACCCGCCCGACAGGGAACACATTTACCACAAGATTCTTCTTGGCAGAATTCCATATAAAATTTGGCGACTTCTACCATCGAGGTATTTTCGTCCATGACCACCATTCCCCCCGACCCCATCATCGACCCGAGTTTACCGAGGGAGTTATAATCAACGGGGGTATCGAGTAGGTCAGCCGGGATACAGCCGCCTGACGGTCCGCCGGTTTGTACGGCTTTGACTTCTCCATCGACTATTCCGCCGCCCATTTCTTCGACAATTTCTCGCAGGGTAATACCCATTGGTACTTCGATTAACCCGTTGTTACGAATTTTGCCGGTGAGGGCGAAGATTTTTGTGCCTTTACTGGTTTCTGTGCCGATACTGGCATACCAATTTCCTCCTTCTCGAATAATGGGGGCTATATTGGCATAGGTTTCTACGTTGTTAATGAGGGTGGGACATTCCCACAGTCCTAATTCAGCCGGATAAGGGGGACGAGTGCGAGGGGTTCCCCGTTTTCCTTCGATGGAGTGAATGAGGGCGGTTTCTTCTCCACAGACAAAGGCACCCGCACCAATACGAATATCGACTTTAAAATCAAAGTGTGATTCAAAGATTTGACTGCCTAAGATGCCGTATTTTTTCGCTTGCTGGATCGCTTTTTCTAGTCGTTTAATGGCCAGGGGATATTCTGCCCGCACATAAATATAACCGTGATCTGCCCCCACTGCATAAGCGGCTATGGCCATGCCTTCTAGCACTAAATGAGGGTCGCTTTCTAAGACGCTACGGTCCATAAATGCTCCCGGATCGCCTTCATCCC is from Gloeothece verrucosa PCC 7822 and encodes:
- the nuoF gene encoding NADH-quinone oxidoreductase subunit NuoF; the protein is MDLAELLEIAATERAKQKPIRVHCCTSTGCEAANSLTVKKNLQKAVKEGHLEEQVEIIGVGCMGFCGKGPLVQIDPENTLYEEVTPEQAASIIEGINGGTCNVTQGDINHPFFSRQVRIVREHTGKVDPDRIESYIAVGGYQSLYKTLYDMTPQQVVEEITKSGLRGRGGGGYPTGLKWATVAKMPGKQKYVICNGDEGDPGAFMDRSVLESDPHLVLEGMAIAAYAVGADHGYIYVRAEYPLAIKRLEKAIQQAKKYGILGSQIFESHFDFKVDIRIGAGAFVCGEETALIHSIEGKRGTPRTRPPYPAELGLWECPTLINNVETYANIAPIIREGGNWYASIGTETSKGTKIFALTGKIRNNGLIEVPMGITLREIVEEMGGGIVDGEVKAVQTGGPSGGCIPADLLDTPVDYNSLGKLGSMMGSGGMVVMDENTSMVEVAKFYMEFCQEESCGKCVPCRAGTVQMYEILNKLVNRQATKTDLEKLEALCLVVKETSLCGLGQSAPNPILSTLRYFRAEYEALLQENPLESPNGKVLEQLSVNS